In Periplaneta americana isolate PAMFEO1 chromosome 4, P.americana_PAMFEO1_priV1, whole genome shotgun sequence, one DNA window encodes the following:
- the LOC138698315 gene encoding E3 ubiquitin-protein ligase Siah1-like, translating to MDSAATSSNGNFLRELECPVCYEYMEPPIGMCETGHPICVKCKPQLKNCPVCRKNITGTRNIPLENIAGLLVYPCKYKDVGCPEILSLKEKLRHQSECMYETRKCPFSMDCPWEGCIVDIKSHVKNDHKQGYDAGEVSGEFEVVISDFSGGKFYRGHVFTLNELFFIMCDVKNGNFLFSIVHVGLKKNVPNFRYRFALGTNKNEMNVISMIFGVRNFMDDEEFVLNLGDCVSLHFITVVKYLDENNRLYFKIEIVPSDWDQILLHKTGEEISHSHTITLYEWTSSCASDSRQSNPIHVHLNTGRFSLSLRNPVRHPIPNLGTRLLAQHYDPASHLFGQRM from the coding sequence ATGGATTCTGCGGCCACATCTAGCAACGGGAACTTTCTCAGAGAGCTGGAGTGTCCCGTGTGCTATGAATACATGGAGCCTCCAATCGGAATGTGTGAAACTGGACATCCCATTTGTGTAAAATGCAAACCACAATTGAAAAATTGCCCAGTTTGTAGAAAAAACATTACAGGGACTCGAAACATACCATTGGAGAACATTGCAGGTTTACTTGTTTATCCATGTAAATATAAGGATGTGGGGTGTCCTGAAATATTATCGTTGAAGGAGAAACTTCGTCATCAGTCAGAATGTATGTATGAGACCAGAAAATGCCCTTTTAGCATGGATTGTCCTTGGGAAGGTTGTATAGTAGACATAAAATCCCATGTTAAGAATGACCACAAACAAGGATATGATGCTGGGGAAGTAAGTGGAGAATTTGAAGTTGTGATTAGTGATTTTTCGGGCGGTAAATTTTACCGCGGCCATGTGTTTACCTTGAATGAGTTGTTCTTCATAATGTGCGATGTTAAAAATGGCAACTTTCTTTTCTCAATTGTTCATGTTGGATTGAAAAAGAATGTTCCCAACTTCAGGTACAGATTTGCTTTgggaacaaataaaaatgaaatgaatgtcATATCAATGATTTTCGGAGTTAGGAACTTTATGGACGATGAGGAATTCGTTCTTAACTTAGGAGATTGCGTTTCCTTGCACTTTATAACAGTAGTAAAGTACCTTGATGAGAACAACCGtttgtatttcaaaattgaaattgttCCAAGTGATTGGGACCAAATCTTATTGCATAAGACTGGCGAGGAAATTTCGCATTCACACACTATAACTTTGTATGAGTGGACTTCATCTTGTGCATCTGATTCTAGACAAAGTAACCCAATTCATGTTCATTTAAATACCGGTAGGTTTTCATTAAGCTTAAGGAATCCAGTTCGACATCCAATTCCTAATCTCGGCACAAGATTGTTAGCACAGCATTACGACCCTGCTTCACATCTTTTTGGACAGAGAATGTAA